Proteins encoded by one window of Portunus trituberculatus isolate SZX2019 chromosome 27, ASM1759143v1, whole genome shotgun sequence:
- the LOC123509844 gene encoding histone H3.v1-like yields the protein MGKTKESPVAAQNTQQPTTGAEAEKTGDKPRNWKETQDDVPGEEEEEEEEEDEDDDDDDDDEEDDEEEDEEVDVLGSGSEGEATSPRAGKPNLPSDPQSLSGKQEDDGWVTKTKRRRKPSPNAFRWVIPKAERKTTPAIALRESPTITKLRREERTGKVREDVLSGVYIHEENRFVGNIKGYTGFGGYLSHPYPKESSAPQK from the coding sequence ATGGGGAAGACAAAGGAGTCTCCCGTGGCTGCTCAAAACACCCAACAGCCAACAACAGGAGCAGAAGCAGAGAAGACGGGAGACAAACCCCGGAACTGGAAGGAGACGCAAGACGACGTGccgggggaagaggaagaggaagaagaagaagaagacgaagatgacgacgacgacgacgacgacgaagaagacgacgaggaggaggatgaggaagtggaCGTCCTGGGTAGCGGAAGTGAAGGGGAGGCTACTTCCCCCCGGGCCGGCAAGCCAAATCTCCCCTCCGACCCCCAGTCCCTCTCCGGCAAGCAGGAAGACGACGGTTGGGTCACTAAGACGAAGCGGCGACGAAAGCCTTCACCTAATGCCTTTAGGTGGGTGATTCCGAAGGCCGAGCGGAAGACCACGCCAGCAATTGCCCTCCGTGAGTCGCCCACCATCACCAAGTTAAGGCGAGAGGAACGGACGGGGAAAGTCCGCGAAGACGTGCTGTCCGGCGTCTACATCCATGAGGAAAATCGCTTCGTGGGCAACATCAAAGGGTACACAGGATTCGGTGGTTACTTGAGCCACCCGTACCCTAAAGAGAGCAGTGCACCGCAAAAGTGA
- the LOC123509923 gene encoding uncharacterized protein LOC123509923: MVQESIVSADRVRKHLQAYGLESKEPEPLVGGRVLGIALSKSPSGHLEMSRGSELPEADSGVTLTKRGLFSLCGRLTGHYPVAGWLRASCSFLKRLGSEGSWDEPVQSSVRKLASELVDRARFEDPVKGRWHVKQGEVTVWTDASSLALGVVIQVNNDIVEDASWLRKKSDSLHINVAELEAVGRGINLAIQWGFKAFTVATDSRTVLSWLDNTVEGRDRVRTKGAAQMLIKRRLLVIKQVIAEYELSVIFRFVPTIENKADRMTRVPKRWLGHCESVDSRADELVSAALCTGRTVTDAIWAAHLPHHLGVDRTLYLGKQIRSDLTRDQVKRVIAGCEACQRIDPAMRAENLVGQGELAVEKDWCRVAVDVTHHCGSLYLSMVDCGPSRFAIWRKLPNESAAAIVAQLRQVVIERGPFVELLMDNSTAFRSASVEEFATEWGISLRFRAAYVPSGNGIVERNHRTIKRMAARGRITPEEATFWYNVTPRDSECHTVPSGRLFRYPWRIPYDVNVKVDEDGAKNAFSVGDEVWVKPPVPSCTKRWAPGRVTAVKSKHIVCVDGMPRHVRDVRRRRGSVSNDTAESSDDGEWPNGEGGRPVTDNGENVSTEAGRDSRKAQEPAPVERPVDVGPESAGEEIVT; the protein is encoded by the coding sequence ATGGTGCAGGAGTCCATAGTGAGTGCTGATCGTGTGCGGAAGCATTTGCAGGCATATGGACTGGAATCGAAAGAACCAGAGCCTCTTGTTGGTGGTCGGGTGCTTGGAATTGCTTTGAGCAAGTCACCGAGTGGGCATCTGGAGATGTCGCGGGGGAGTGAACTCCCTGAGGCAGATAGTGGAGTCACTCTTACTAAGAGAggcttgttttcattatgtGGCCGCCTGACAGGACATTACCCTGTGGCCGGGTGGTTGAGGGCCTCGTGTAGCTTCTTGAAGCGACTCGGGTCCGAAGGCTCATGGGATGAGCCGGTTCAGAGCAGTGTGCGTAAGCTAGCCAGCGAGTTGGTGGATCGCGCGCGCTTTGAAGATCCTGTGAAAGGACGTTGGCATGTCAAACAAGGTGAAGTCACTGTTTGGACAGATGCCAGCTCTCTTGCTCTGGGAGTGGTTATTCAGGTGAATAACGATATTGTGGAGGACGCTTCGTGGCTTCGGAAGAAGTCGGACAGCCTCCACATCAATGTGGCTGAATTGGAGGCAGTCGGTCGGGGAATCAATCTGGCTATTCAGTGGGGATTCAAAGCCTTCACTGTGGCCACCGATTCCCGGACGGTATTATCTTGGTTGGATAATACAGTTGAGGGGCGTGATCGTGTCCGCACGAAGGGCGCCGCGCAGATGCTTATAAAGCGTCGTTTGCTGGTGATTAAGCAGGTCATCGCCGAGTACGAGCTGTCAGTTATTTTTCGATTTGTTCCTACAATCGAGAATAAGGCTGACAGGATGACTCGAGTACCGAAAAGGTGGCTCGGTCATTGTGAGTCCGTTGACTCGAGAGCCGACGAGTTGGTCTCGGCAGCTCTGTGTACCGGAAGGACGGTGACGGATGCCATATGGGCGGCTCATCTGCCGCACCATTTGGGCGTCGACCGCACACTTTATCTTGGGAAGCAAATCAGGTCTGACCTGACGCGTGACCAGGTGAAGCGTGTTATTGCAGGGTGCGAAGCGTGCCAACGCATCGACCCTGCAATGAGGGCTGAGAACCTCGTTGGCCAGGGTGAGCTGGCCGTTGAGAAAGATTGGTGTCGGGTTGCAGTCGATGTGACCCATCACTGCGGCAGTCTATATCTTTCAATGGTAGACTGTGGACCATCGAGGTTCGCCATCTGGCGTAAGCTACCGAATGAGTCGGCAGCCGCCATTGTTGCTCAACTTCGCCAAGTGGTGATTGAGCGAGGACCGTTTGTTGAATTGCTGATGGATAATTCTACGGCTTTCAGGTCGGCGTCTGTAGAGGAGTTTGCTACAGAATGGGGAATCTCTCTGAGATTTCGTGCTGCCTATGTTCCCAGTGGAAATGGGATCGTAGAGCGGAACCATCGCACCATCAAGAGGATGGCTGCGCGGGGGAGGATTACTCCCGAGGAGGCTACCTTCTGGTACAATGTGACGCCTCGTGACTCTGAATGCCACACGGTCCCGAGTGGCAGGTTGTTCAGGTATCCGTGGCGGATACCGTATGATGTCAACGTGAAGGTTGACGAAGATGGAGCAAAGAATGCTTTCTCTGTCGGTGATGAAGTCTGGGTTAAACCTCCAGTTCCTTCATGCACAAAACGGTGGGCCCCAGGCCGAGTGACTGCTGTGAAGTCGAAGCACATCGTGTGCGTTGATGGGATGCCTAGGCATGTGCGCGACGTTAGAAGACGTCGCGGGTCAGTCAGTAATGACACAGCTGAGTCATCTGATGACGGCGAGTGGCCAAATGGCGAAGGTGGCAGACCGGTCACCGATAACGGTGAGAATGTCTCGACCGAAGCAGGTCGTGATTCACGGAAGGCACAAGAACCTGCTCCTGTTGAGAGGCCTGTTGATGTTGGCCCTGAGTCGGCCGGTGAGGAGATAGTAACCTAG